Proteins encoded together in one Vitis vinifera cultivar Pinot Noir 40024 chromosome 4, ASM3070453v1 window:
- the LOC100240974 gene encoding auxin-responsive protein SAUR23: protein MGFRLPSMVHARQILKLQSLLTRSQSSILATTAEVPKGHFAVYVGEAEKKRFVVPISYLNNPSFQKLLSHAEEEFGFNHPMGGVTIPCNEDAFIDLTSRLHSL from the coding sequence ATGGGTTTCCGTTTGCCCTCTATGGTTCATGCCAGGCAAATCCTCAAACTGCAATCTCTTCTTACTAGAAGTCAATCATCTATATTAGCGACAACAGCAGAAGTGCCAAAAGGCCACTTTGCAGTTTATGTTGGAGAAGCTGAAAAGAAGAGATTTGTGGTTCCAATATCTTACTTGAACAATCCTTCATTCCAGAAATTATTGAGCCATGCTGAGGAAGAATTCGGCTTCAATCATCCAATGGGTGGTGTCACAATCCCCTGCAATGAAGATGCTTTCATTGATCTCACTTCTCGGCTACATTCATTATGA